The proteins below are encoded in one region of Arthrobacter sp. CJ23:
- a CDS encoding NAD(P)(+) transhydrogenase (Re/Si-specific) subunit beta, with protein MTLLAPVWTALLYLAAAVCFILALRGLSSPRTARRGNLLGAFGALLAVATVFVSVKMDNIPWILGAIAVGSAVAAPVARRVQMTQMPQLVALFNGVGGGAAALVALLELGHTGDAWVRVAIVFTLLVGAVSFAGSAITFAKLQELMTTRPVLFPGLPVLMGAVLLVAVGAAVAIVFSGSFPLALLLLALGLMAGVLLVLPVGGADVPIVISLLNAFTGLAVAASGLVLGNVLLVVAGTLVGASGTILTRAMAAAMGRKVTGILFGAFRGGSTAGSTTASDRPVRSSSAEDVAVLLGYAQRVIIVPGYGLAVAQGQHTAAELALALEARGIDVDFAIHPVAGRMPGHMNVLLAEANVPYESLKEMGEINSEFRTADVALVVGANDVVNPAAKTSAGSPIYGMPILEVADARQVVFLKRSMRPGFAGIENELLYEPQTTLLFGDAKESLTKVLGAVKAL; from the coding sequence ATGACCCTCCTCGCCCCGGTCTGGACCGCGCTGCTCTACCTGGCCGCGGCCGTGTGCTTCATCCTCGCCCTCAGGGGCCTGAGCTCGCCGCGCACCGCCCGGCGCGGCAACCTGCTGGGCGCCTTCGGTGCGCTGCTCGCCGTCGCCACGGTCTTCGTCTCGGTGAAGATGGACAACATTCCCTGGATCCTGGGCGCCATCGCGGTGGGAAGCGCGGTGGCCGCACCGGTGGCCCGGCGGGTGCAGATGACGCAGATGCCGCAGCTCGTGGCGCTGTTCAACGGGGTGGGCGGCGGCGCCGCGGCGCTCGTGGCCCTGCTCGAGCTCGGCCACACCGGCGACGCCTGGGTGCGTGTGGCCATCGTGTTCACGCTGCTGGTGGGGGCCGTGTCCTTCGCCGGTTCGGCTATCACGTTCGCCAAGCTGCAGGAGCTCATGACCACCCGCCCCGTGCTCTTCCCGGGCCTGCCCGTGCTCATGGGGGCCGTGCTGCTGGTCGCGGTGGGCGCCGCCGTCGCGATCGTGTTCAGCGGTTCCTTCCCGCTCGCCCTGCTGCTCTTGGCGCTGGGGCTGATGGCCGGCGTGCTGCTGGTGCTGCCGGTGGGCGGCGCGGACGTGCCCATCGTCATTTCGCTGCTGAACGCCTTCACCGGCCTGGCCGTGGCCGCGTCCGGCCTGGTGCTGGGCAACGTGCTGCTGGTGGTGGCCGGAACGCTGGTGGGCGCCTCCGGTACCATCCTCACCCGCGCCATGGCCGCGGCCATGGGCCGCAAGGTCACCGGCATCCTGTTCGGCGCCTTCCGGGGAGGCTCGACGGCGGGATCGACCACGGCGAGCGATCGCCCCGTGCGCTCCTCCAGCGCGGAGGACGTCGCGGTGCTCCTGGGCTACGCGCAACGCGTCATCATCGTGCCCGGCTACGGCCTGGCCGTGGCGCAGGGGCAGCACACCGCGGCCGAACTCGCCCTGGCGCTCGAGGCGCGCGGGATCGACGTGGACTTCGCCATCCACCCCGTGGCCGGCCGCATGCCGGGGCACATGAACGTGCTCCTCGCCGAGGCCAACGTACCCTACGAGTCGCTCAAGGAGATGGGCGAGATCAACTCCGAATTCAGGACCGCCGACGTCGCACTCGTGGTGGGCGCCAACGACGTCGTCAATCCCGCCGCCAAGACCAGCGCCGGCTCACCGATCTACGGCATGCCCATCCTCGAGGTGGCCGACGCCCGTCAGGTGGTGTTCCTGAAGCGCTCCATGCGGCCAGGCTTCGCCGGGATCGAGAACGAGCTGCTGTACGAACCGCAGACCACCCTGCTGTTCGGCGACGCCAAGGAGTCGCTGACCAAGGTGCTGGGCGCAGTCAAAGCGCTGTAG
- a CDS encoding NAD(P) transhydrogenase subunit alpha, with translation MDGISLLTITVLAVFVGFEVVSKVSSTLHTPLMSGANAIHGIILVGAIIVAGQASDPWVLAVALLAVVLATANLVGGFVVTDRMLEMFGGKGRTK, from the coding sequence ATGGACGGCATCAGCCTGCTGACGATCACCGTGCTGGCGGTCTTCGTGGGCTTCGAGGTGGTTTCCAAGGTCTCCAGCACCCTGCACACGCCCCTCATGTCCGGGGCCAACGCCATCCACGGCATCATCCTGGTGGGCGCCATCATCGTGGCCGGCCAGGCCTCGGACCCATGGGTGCTCGCGGTGGCGCTGCTCGCCGTGGTCCTCGCCACCGCCAACCTGGTGGGCGGCTTCGTGGTGACCGACCGCATGCTGGAGATGTTCGGCGGCAAGGGGCGCACCAAATGA
- a CDS encoding Re/Si-specific NAD(P)(+) transhydrogenase subunit alpha, whose product MLLGVARERIDGERRVAATPETVKQLTGLGLDVVVESGAGLAAGHSDDDYRNAGAAVEPSLVPGSLDVYAHVRPLEPATAAALRKGAVTVGLASPSSALPTVRALAAAGVTSFALELVPRISRAQSMDALSSQALVAGYRCVLEAAIRLPRFFPLYMTAAGTVPPARVLVLGAGVAGLQAIGTAKRLGARVSANDIRPASADEVASMGGTFIKLDLETAEASGGYARELSADRGALQRELLAPHVALADVLITTAAVPGRRAPLLVSRDMVQGMRPGSVVIDLAAESGGNVEGSVPGEDVLVPTADGQGQVTLVGLKDPASAMPSDASRLYAKNVANLLALMVRDGTVAPDFGDEVVAGACLTHDGEIRHGPTAEALAALDAADADDVPAESENEGVN is encoded by the coding sequence GTGTTGCTGGGCGTAGCGAGGGAGCGGATCGACGGCGAACGGCGGGTGGCGGCAACGCCCGAGACGGTGAAGCAGCTGACCGGGCTGGGCCTGGACGTGGTGGTCGAAAGCGGGGCCGGGCTCGCCGCCGGGCACAGCGACGACGACTACCGGAACGCGGGCGCCGCCGTCGAGCCTTCCCTGGTTCCCGGCAGCCTGGACGTCTACGCCCACGTCCGCCCGCTGGAACCCGCGACGGCGGCAGCCCTCCGGAAGGGTGCCGTCACCGTGGGCCTGGCCTCGCCGTCGTCGGCGCTGCCCACCGTCCGCGCGCTCGCCGCCGCCGGCGTGACCTCCTTCGCCCTGGAGCTGGTCCCGCGCATCTCCCGCGCCCAGTCCATGGACGCCCTCTCCTCGCAGGCCCTCGTGGCCGGGTACCGCTGCGTGCTGGAGGCCGCGATCCGGCTGCCGCGCTTCTTCCCGCTCTACATGACCGCCGCAGGGACCGTGCCGCCCGCCCGCGTGCTGGTGCTCGGCGCCGGCGTGGCCGGGCTGCAGGCCATCGGCACCGCCAAACGGCTCGGCGCCCGCGTCTCCGCCAACGACATCCGGCCCGCCTCGGCCGACGAGGTCGCCTCGATGGGCGGCACGTTCATCAAGCTGGACCTTGAGACGGCGGAGGCCTCAGGCGGCTACGCCCGCGAGCTCAGCGCCGACCGCGGCGCCCTGCAGCGGGAGCTTCTTGCCCCGCATGTGGCGCTGGCGGACGTGCTGATCACGACGGCGGCCGTGCCCGGCAGGCGGGCCCCGCTGCTGGTGAGCCGAGACATGGTGCAGGGCATGCGCCCCGGCTCGGTGGTGATCGACCTTGCCGCGGAATCCGGCGGCAACGTGGAGGGCTCCGTCCCCGGCGAGGACGTCCTGGTGCCCACGGCCGACGGTCAGGGCCAGGTCACGCTGGTGGGGCTGAAGGATCCGGCGTCGGCCATGCCATCGGACGCCTCGCGGCTCTACGCCAAGAACGTGGCCAACCTCCTCGCGCTCATGGTCCGGGACGGGACCGTGGCCCCCGATTTCGGGGACGAGGTGGTGGCCGGCGCGTGCCTCACGCACGACGGCGAGATCCGGCACGGCCCGACGGCGGAGGCGCTCGCGGCCCTCGACGCTGCGGACGCGGACGACGTTCCTGCGGAGTCCGAGAACGAAGGAGTGAACTGA
- a CDS encoding NADPH-dependent FMN reductase → MATFKIGYLVGSLSSSSINRVLSKALISVAPEELEFTEIPIKDLPLYSQDYDADYPPAGRALKDAIAASDGILFISPEFNRSIPGALKNAIDWGSRPWGTNSFARKPTGIIGTSPGSIGTAVMQSSMRSVLSFLDAPQLNAPEAYIKFNPASFAADGTVTDEGTAALLRHYMEEYSAFVQRVLAANAPGHIGDEHPDEAKLTR, encoded by the coding sequence ATGGCCACCTTCAAAATCGGTTACCTCGTGGGGAGCCTGTCCAGCAGCTCCATCAACCGGGTCCTGTCCAAAGCGCTGATCAGTGTGGCGCCGGAGGAACTCGAATTCACCGAAATCCCCATCAAGGACCTCCCGCTCTACAGCCAGGATTACGACGCCGACTACCCGCCCGCCGGCCGGGCCCTCAAGGACGCGATCGCGGCCTCGGACGGCATCCTGTTCATCTCGCCCGAATTCAACCGCTCCATCCCCGGCGCGCTGAAGAACGCCATCGACTGGGGTTCCCGGCCCTGGGGCACCAACTCCTTTGCCCGCAAGCCCACGGGCATCATCGGCACCTCGCCGGGCAGCATCGGCACCGCCGTCATGCAGTCCTCCATGCGCAGCGTGCTGAGCTTCCTCGACGCGCCGCAGCTGAACGCCCCGGAGGCCTACATCAAGTTCAATCCGGCGAGCTTCGCGGCGGACGGGACGGTCACGGACGAGGGCACGGCAGCGCTGCTGCGCCACTACATGGAGGAATACAGCGCCTTCGTGCAGCGTGTCCTGGCCGCCAACGCCCCGGGCCACATCGGCGACGAGCACCCGGACGAGGCCAAGCTGACGCGGTAG
- a CDS encoding NADPH-dependent F420 reductase, with the protein MTTIGIIGAGHIGSQVARKAVENGYDVVISNSRGPETLADLVTELGPRARAATAAEAAAAGDFAVVTVPLKNYQDIPVAPLEGKIVIDTNNYYWERDGHITALDNGEATTSGLLQKHLPTSKVAKGFNHLYAKDITTDGTPAGTPNRRALATASDFPEAAELVTRLYDEFGFDTVNIGPLEDSWRSERDRPAYVIRQNAVELRDNLAKATRTI; encoded by the coding sequence ATGACAACAATCGGAATCATCGGTGCAGGACACATTGGCAGCCAGGTCGCACGCAAGGCCGTGGAAAATGGCTACGACGTCGTGATCAGCAATTCACGGGGTCCCGAAACCTTGGCGGACCTGGTTACGGAACTGGGCCCCCGCGCCCGGGCCGCAACGGCAGCCGAGGCAGCAGCGGCAGGCGATTTCGCCGTCGTGACCGTTCCCCTCAAGAACTATCAGGACATCCCGGTGGCACCGCTGGAGGGCAAGATCGTCATCGACACCAATAACTACTACTGGGAGCGAGACGGCCACATCACGGCCCTGGACAACGGCGAAGCGACGACATCCGGGCTGCTCCAGAAGCATCTCCCCACTTCCAAGGTGGCCAAGGGCTTCAATCACCTCTACGCCAAGGACATCACCACCGACGGCACCCCCGCAGGTACGCCAAACCGGCGAGCACTGGCCACCGCCAGCGACTTCCCCGAAGCCGCTGAACTCGTCACCAGGCTCTACGACGAGTTCGGCTTCGACACCGTCAACATCGGCCCGCTCGAGGACAGTTGGCGGTCTGAGCGCGACCGCCCTGCCTACGTGATCCGGCAGAACGCCGTCGAACTCCGCGACAACCTCGCCAAGGCGACGCGCACCATCTAA
- a CDS encoding iron chaperone produces MGTVADYLQDVSAANRGTLERIVEIARELAPDAEEGTSYGMPALLVEGKGFVSVLETKNHLALYPFSGQILPGMAEELGAYSWSPGTLRFSADNPLPDSLVRRILETRLAAIRK; encoded by the coding sequence ATGGGAACCGTCGCCGATTATCTGCAGGACGTCAGCGCAGCCAACCGCGGGACGCTGGAACGCATTGTCGAGATCGCGCGCGAGTTAGCGCCCGACGCCGAAGAGGGCACCAGCTACGGGATGCCTGCTTTGCTCGTGGAAGGCAAAGGCTTCGTGAGCGTGCTCGAAACCAAGAACCACCTGGCCCTGTACCCGTTCAGCGGGCAGATCCTGCCGGGGATGGCCGAGGAGCTTGGGGCTTACTCATGGTCGCCGGGGACGTTGCGGTTCTCTGCGGACAATCCACTGCCGGATTCATTGGTGCGCCGGATCCTGGAGACGCGGCTGGCGGCCATCCGGAAGTAG
- the pcaC gene encoding 4-carboxymuconolactone decarboxylase, translated as MSPPQSSDPSQGAVQPGATAQEIYDAGMVVRRGVLGDAHVDRANAGKDDFTGDFQDMITRIAWGGIWTRPGLDRRMRSAVTITAMIAHGHWEELAMHIRSALTNGLSRDEIKEILLQSAIYCGVPSANTAFKTAQKVFADIDAVTPPN; from the coding sequence ATGAGTCCCCCACAGAGCAGCGACCCATCGCAGGGCGCCGTCCAGCCCGGCGCCACCGCGCAGGAGATCTACGACGCCGGCATGGTGGTCCGCCGCGGGGTGCTCGGCGACGCGCACGTGGACCGCGCCAACGCCGGGAAGGACGACTTCACCGGCGACTTCCAGGACATGATCACCCGGATCGCCTGGGGCGGCATCTGGACCCGGCCCGGCCTGGACCGGCGCATGCGCTCGGCCGTTACGATCACGGCGATGATCGCGCATGGGCACTGGGAAGAGCTCGCCATGCACATCCGTTCGGCACTCACCAACGGCCTGAGCCGGGACGAGATCAAGGAAATCCTGCTGCAGAGCGCCATCTACTGCGGCGTGCCCTCCGCCAACACCGCCTTCAAGACGGCCCAGAAGGTCTTCGCCGACATCGACGCAGTCACCCCACCCAACTAG
- a CDS encoding alpha/beta hydrolase, whose product MPETPTARPTVKAVLLSPQRELGAKPLLVVGPSLGTSTVLWTEAAALLGDEYDVIAWDLPGHGISPAATEGFDVAELADAVVDLVDSVSPGANFHYAGVSLGGATGLQLGIKHGDRLRSLSVQCSGAKLGTPEGWLERAETVRAQGTPVMIQGSAQRWFAPGFMDRRPEVSSRLLHALRDADRFSYAFCCEALAAFDVRAQLGSITVPTQAIAGVEDSVAPPSFAEEVAAGIKAGGGSAVAVALDGVAHLAPAEAPAAVADLMRTFMKENGR is encoded by the coding sequence GTGCCTGAAACACCAACGGCCAGGCCAACTGTCAAGGCCGTGCTGCTCTCCCCGCAGCGCGAACTGGGAGCCAAGCCGCTCCTGGTGGTGGGCCCCTCGCTCGGCACCTCCACCGTGCTCTGGACCGAGGCGGCTGCCCTTCTGGGCGACGAATACGACGTCATCGCTTGGGACCTGCCCGGCCACGGCATCTCGCCGGCCGCCACGGAAGGCTTCGATGTCGCGGAACTGGCTGACGCCGTCGTCGATCTTGTCGACTCCGTGAGCCCCGGCGCGAACTTCCACTACGCCGGTGTCTCGCTGGGCGGCGCCACCGGCCTGCAGCTGGGCATCAAGCACGGCGACCGCCTCCGCAGCCTGTCCGTGCAGTGCAGCGGCGCCAAGCTCGGCACGCCCGAGGGCTGGCTGGAGCGCGCCGAAACCGTGCGCGCGCAGGGAACCCCGGTGATGATCCAGGGCTCCGCGCAGCGCTGGTTCGCCCCCGGGTTCATGGACCGCCGGCCCGAGGTCAGCAGCAGGCTCCTCCACGCCCTGCGCGACGCCGATCGCTTCAGCTACGCCTTCTGCTGCGAAGCCCTCGCCGCCTTCGACGTCCGCGCCCAGCTCGGCAGCATCACCGTCCCCACGCAGGCGATCGCCGGCGTCGAGGATTCCGTTGCCCCACCGTCGTTCGCTGAAGAGGTTGCCGCCGGCATCAAGGCCGGCGGCGGCAGTGCCGTGGCGGTGGCGCTCGACGGCGTCGCGCACCTCGCGCCCGCAGAGGCGCCGGCCGCTGTGGCTGATTTGATGCGGACCTTCATGAAGGAGAACGGACGATGA
- a CDS encoding adenylosuccinate lyase family protein, producing MSDGDFGLLSPVSASPAVAALTGDRAVIAAILDVEAAWAAVLEEAGLVPAGSAAVVAEAADAGSYDVASIAERAQGGGNPVIPLLGDLRARVKDLDPEGIAGKSVHTSLTSQDVLDSALMVLASRTISALLVDVKGTTTALATLAEQHADTLCVGRSLTQHALPYTFGLKAAQWFHGVAAAAARLESLELPVQFGGAGGTLASGTKLTLGSEATPFSLADALASTLGLASPAAPWHTNRLAVTALGDGLAALIDSFGKIAADLLFLSRPEVGELGEPLATGRGVSSAMPQKQNPVLSVLIRSAALQAPGLASQLHLAAATFNDERPDGAWHSEWPALRQLLALALGAASQLRELTEGLRVFPEAMRRNLEISGPLLLSEGVAAAVAPLLGEDGKQKLQGVVDETLKAPAAEQSRIYTKLLRETVPADKLSDAELHALLDPASYLGEGAEIARRILAAYPGFAASAEINGTSSKGATRA from the coding sequence ATGAGCGACGGCGACTTCGGCCTCCTCAGCCCCGTCTCGGCGTCGCCCGCTGTGGCGGCGCTGACGGGCGACCGTGCCGTGATCGCGGCAATCCTCGACGTCGAGGCCGCCTGGGCGGCTGTCCTCGAGGAGGCAGGGCTCGTCCCTGCCGGTTCCGCCGCTGTGGTGGCCGAAGCCGCCGATGCCGGCTCCTATGACGTCGCCTCGATCGCGGAACGGGCCCAGGGCGGCGGCAACCCGGTGATTCCCCTGCTGGGTGACCTCCGGGCAAGGGTCAAAGATCTGGACCCTGAAGGAATCGCGGGCAAGTCCGTCCACACCTCCCTGACCAGCCAGGACGTCCTCGACTCGGCCCTCATGGTGCTCGCCAGCCGCACGATTTCAGCGTTGCTGGTTGACGTAAAGGGCACGACGACGGCGCTCGCCACCTTGGCGGAACAGCATGCGGACACGCTGTGTGTGGGCAGGAGCCTGACGCAGCATGCGCTTCCGTACACGTTCGGGCTCAAGGCCGCGCAGTGGTTCCATGGGGTTGCTGCGGCGGCCGCGAGGCTGGAATCGCTTGAATTGCCGGTGCAGTTCGGTGGTGCCGGTGGAACGCTGGCATCGGGCACCAAGCTGACATTGGGTTCGGAGGCAACGCCGTTCAGCCTTGCCGATGCTTTGGCGTCAACGCTCGGACTCGCCTCGCCCGCAGCGCCCTGGCACACGAACCGCCTCGCGGTCACGGCTCTGGGTGACGGGCTTGCGGCCCTCATCGATTCCTTCGGCAAGATCGCCGCGGACCTGCTGTTCCTGAGCCGGCCCGAGGTGGGCGAACTCGGCGAACCGTTGGCCACCGGACGTGGTGTGTCCTCGGCCATGCCGCAGAAGCAGAATCCCGTGCTGTCCGTGCTCATCCGCAGCGCGGCATTGCAAGCACCCGGCCTGGCATCGCAGCTGCACCTTGCCGCGGCCACCTTCAACGACGAGCGCCCCGACGGTGCCTGGCACAGCGAATGGCCGGCCCTCCGCCAGCTGTTGGCCCTTGCTTTGGGCGCCGCTTCACAGCTGAGGGAGCTCACGGAAGGCCTCCGCGTCTTCCCCGAGGCCATGCGCCGCAACCTGGAAATCTCGGGCCCGCTGCTGCTCAGCGAAGGTGTGGCGGCCGCCGTCGCGCCTCTCCTTGGCGAGGACGGAAAGCAGAAGCTGCAGGGCGTCGTCGACGAAACGCTGAAGGCGCCGGCTGCCGAGCAGTCCCGTATCTACACCAAGCTGCTGCGCGAAACCGTCCCTGCTGACAAGCTCTCTGACGCCGAACTGCACGCACTCCTGGATCCCGCAAGCTACCTCGGCGAAGGGGCCGAGATTGCCCGCCGGATCCTCGCCGCCTACCCCGGCTTCGCGGCGTCTGCCGAAATCAATGGAACCTCATCGAAGGGAGCCACCCGTGCCTGA
- the pcaG gene encoding protocatechuate 3,4-dioxygenase subunit alpha: MSTLTPTPLTPTPLTPTPGQTVGPFYGYALPFSKDNELLAPGSPGSIRLQGTVYDGAGHAIPDAILEIWQPDAGGNIVRRTGSLVRDGYTFTGWGRAAVGNTGVYTFTTVNPGPTKPGGAAFISVAVFARGLMNRLFTRIYLPENEEALANDPLLSSLDPERRRTLIARRDPDGGLSWDIRLQGGDETVFLDFQQDGSLDLATGDLATENPA, translated from the coding sequence ATGAGCACCCTGACACCCACACCTTTGACACCCACACCGTTGACACCCACACCGGGCCAGACCGTCGGACCGTTCTACGGCTACGCCCTGCCCTTCAGCAAGGACAACGAGCTCCTGGCCCCGGGCAGCCCCGGCAGCATCCGCCTGCAGGGCACCGTGTACGACGGCGCCGGCCACGCCATCCCGGACGCCATCCTGGAGATCTGGCAGCCCGACGCCGGGGGCAACATCGTCCGGCGCACCGGTTCCCTGGTCCGCGACGGCTACACCTTCACCGGCTGGGGCCGCGCCGCGGTGGGCAACACCGGGGTGTACACCTTCACCACGGTCAACCCCGGCCCCACCAAGCCCGGCGGGGCCGCGTTCATCTCCGTGGCCGTGTTCGCCCGCGGCCTCATGAACCGCCTCTTCACCCGGATCTACCTGCCGGAAAACGAGGAAGCCCTCGCCAACGACCCGCTGCTGTCCTCCCTGGACCCGGAACGCCGCCGGACACTCATCGCCCGCCGCGACCCCGACGGAGGCCTCAGCTGGGACATCCGCCTGCAGGGCGGCGACGAGACCGTGTTCCTGGACTTCCAGCAGGACGGTTCGCTGGACCTGGCAACTGGCGATCTGGCAACGGAAAACCCGGCATGA
- the pcaH gene encoding protocatechuate 3,4-dioxygenase subunit beta, whose protein sequence is MPQDQTVQQLESDELVPAAEPHAGHASSDAAAHTQADLSAEIGALSAAYARALAGVAAPETQPRLDYAPYRSSILRHPTKSLHHADPETIELYSPAFGHQDVHALEADLTIQHNGEPVGERIIVAGKVLDGDGRPVAGQLVEIWQANAAGRYIHKRDQHPAPLDPNFTGVGRCITGPDGSYRFTTIKPGAYPWKNHLNAWRPAHIHFSMFGTEFTQRIVTQMYFPGDQLFPLDPIYQSIVDQDARDRLVARYDHELTGPEWALGYTWDIILSGSRRTWTENEAFGDAGDEE, encoded by the coding sequence GTGCCGCAAGACCAGACCGTCCAACAGCTCGAATCCGATGAGCTCGTGCCCGCTGCTGAGCCACATGCCGGGCATGCATCGTCGGATGCCGCCGCGCACACGCAGGCGGATCTCAGTGCCGAGATCGGTGCCCTCAGCGCGGCCTACGCCCGGGCGCTGGCCGGCGTCGCAGCGCCGGAGACCCAGCCGCGCCTGGACTATGCGCCCTACCGCAGCAGCATCCTGCGCCACCCCACCAAGAGCCTGCACCACGCGGACCCGGAGACCATCGAGCTGTACTCGCCCGCGTTCGGGCACCAGGACGTGCACGCGCTGGAAGCGGACCTGACCATCCAGCACAACGGCGAACCGGTCGGTGAACGCATCATCGTCGCAGGCAAGGTGCTCGACGGGGACGGCCGCCCGGTGGCCGGGCAGCTCGTGGAGATCTGGCAGGCCAACGCCGCGGGCCGCTACATCCACAAGCGCGACCAGCACCCGGCCCCGCTGGATCCGAACTTCACCGGCGTGGGCCGCTGCATCACCGGCCCGGACGGCTCCTACCGCTTCACCACGATCAAGCCCGGCGCGTACCCGTGGAAGAACCACCTGAACGCCTGGCGCCCGGCGCACATCCACTTCTCGATGTTCGGCACGGAGTTCACGCAGCGCATCGTCACCCAGATGTACTTCCCGGGCGACCAGCTCTTCCCGCTGGACCCGATCTACCAGTCGATCGTGGACCAGGACGCCCGGGACCGGCTCGTGGCCCGGTACGACCACGAGCTGACCGGCCCCGAATGGGCCCTCGGCTACACGTGGGACATCATCCTGAGCGGGTCCCGGCGGACCTGGACGGAAAACGAAGCCTTCGGCGACGCCGGGGACGAGGAGTAG